The genomic window aatcccttttttttataagtggtcacttttattaaaatatgatttaaattttgttaaaatatgatttatatattttttttttttttattttttttttagataaaatatgacACCAAATGTATTCTAGAATGTGTATTAGAATTTTGTGTCTCGATTGAATTATATGTTCTGTTAAATGAAGAAAGTTTTAATTGATATGTTGAATTgtctgtatattttaataaatatattgtttgtcaatatatatttgtacgTTTCTTTCCTATCGTTATTACTATACATAAATCCTACAAAGCTTGTCAGCATTGTAACGGCGAATCATGTCAGCATTGTGACGGCGAGTCATGTCAGCATTATGACGGCAAATCATGTCGAAATATGTCAGCAGAGCGTGTTGCTCACATACGCCTCATATGGCGACTCAATTGTTGCAAATATGCCGACATGCCATGCCGCAGACAGGAGTGCACTATGCCGGCATAATATTGACATTTTGCTATCTGGAAATGTTTGCAAAAAGGTAAATACTTAAGAGGAAGAATTACATTTCCAAAACTTGACGTTACATTAAGAACGaacgaaattttttatattacaattgcaaCAAGAACACCATAAAGGTATTACTCCTTTAGAAAAAATTGGCATTGGTTTAGTTAGCAACATACCCCTTGACTATATGCACCTTGTGTGCCTTGGTGTAATGAAGACACTTCTCATGTTTTGGATTGGAAAAAagggaataaattttattagactacatgataacaatataaaaaaaatatcaaaaacaatgaaaatttttagaaactatATTTCTCAAGATTTTTGTCGTCTACCAAGACCTATAGAAGATATAGACAAGTGGAAAGCGACAGAATTTAgacagtttttattatatacagatCCCATTGCACTGAAAGGAAAGTTGCCTAAAGTACAGTATAAACATTTTCTATGTTTACATGTTGCTATAAGAATTTTGTGTTCATCGAAATGCGTTagccttaagaggatgctaaagtaacagaagaacttcctcgacgtcggtcctacagatcactgtagattatttttcgagcaagaccaggctattgctctttgtccattgcatagatctgtctttgttttttgattatttcgccatctgcgaaaagtcctatcaactactgttgggctccatattgctctgtttatgacagttcagctttgctgagcgaaatatgcgcgtggtaaaagcacattagcgtatcttttttgttaggcgttcaatcgtaattttgcaaggtcagtgttattcgtgcatgttttctgaagggtgctctactatcattttgtacgcacgagttacacaacttctgtattaaggtaaagttaacctcaggtgacggctatacgagtgaatttttaatgatttattaaatttttattcgattttcttataaaattgagcaccctttctttttacgcgtatttcaattctaaaaaaagtttttgtgattctgtaaagccaatccaaagatatttaatgcactgtaaatgtcggtaattcgtggtactttagcatcTTCTTAATGGATAtgcaaaatctttaattaaatattttatcatcaagtataaagaaatatatggTAAAGAGTATATTTCTTATAATGTGCATAACCTTTCACATCTTTGTGATGATGTATTATTGTTTGGAAAACTTGATAATTTCAGCGCttttcaatttgaaaattatatgagtaaaattaagaagaaactCAAAAATTCACGGTATCCCttacaacaaatatataatagaattacTGAAGAAAGAAATTTAGTCTTTgctcaaaaaaagttaaacttATCATTAGTTGAAGATAATAATAaacctttaatatttaataaaaacggaaaaaaaaaacacatatttaCTGAAAGTTACTTTTGAAAATCAGACAATATCTCTATGTCAAAGAAATAATTGTGTtctgttaaaaaattcaaattatatattaatttcagatctgtataaaactgaaaatgataatataaaaatagttgtaaaaatttttctaaatgtatctGATTTTGTAAATAAGCCTCAGTTTAGCTTATCCATCAAAATTGGTGATATACATGAAATGTCAGATGTATCAACCTTCGATTTTAAAGATATTGCAACAAAATGTGTAATGCTACCAATTGAtgataaatttgcaataattccAATATTGCATAACAGTGAATAGCTATAttcgttattattataaagtacttatttgtaaattatacatatatactgtatattattTAGTCCTCTAGGTCTTTTAAAATAGCATACAATATTAAGGAAAAAAAACGTCTcgaatttaacaatttttaaagaaatgtatattttctacaTCAAGATGTTATATATTcagttgtaaaatttattgctGATTGTGAAGAAGACGAAACGTATTCTGTCATTTCTACTTTTTAGTTGAAAGATGAGAAATATACATATTGGCCGAGAAAAGATATacgtaattgtataataaaacgtaaaaaaccATGCGATGATTGGCATCTTTATCTAATTACTGTTCTTGCTAAATACAGTAAGTACTTATGAAATTAATAGTATGGAATGGTAACTTTTGACAATCAACTCGTTATCATTATGTgtcacttatttaaaaatactattataatttgtaagttATTTACTTGTTATGTAACGAGTCAAAGTAATgcattattaatgtacaaataacGATCAGTGATCAAAAATGGCTATTCCAACCCCGgcgttattatttttgttataaaaaattgtaacattattaccaaattattattgtaaaaattgaaaataaaagtaactgTGACGgatttgttacttttaaaacGTAATTCCATTTctggtataaaataattaaataaaaattataaatttgagaaatttaaattgagaaaattgcTATACCGATCAACAGAGGATTTTAGTATTCGATAACAATCTcctagataaatttatatatatttacaagttTTCTGAAATTGCGTGCCACATTTTTGCTGGATTTTAAAACGCAGCAAAATAGAATCGGAAATgtaacattacaaaattaaattttagtcaatttaataattttaagataccAAGAGTCTGTACTATTCGATCGTATTTACCCTTATctcgtaaactatagatttgttataacaaatattagCTCAGCCAGGATATGAACCTGGATCTCTCTACATTCTGTGCGGGTGTCTTAACCGCAGTCGACGACCAAGGTtctgagataattttttttaaagtctgTCAAACATGCAACGCGCAGATTGGGGGATCTTATAAATGTATACAACTTctaggaaattattattgagcactttAAGATTTGCTTTCAACCAGTATAGCagttttctcaatttaaatttattgacaCAATTGCTGGTCgtaatagattattataatttattatataatttgttatgtaggttatagttaaaaaaatttaattgtgtcttaaaaattaattattataggtTCATACGAACATGCTttgaagaaggaaaaaagacTGATGGAAGAGAAAAATAACACTGATACAGACATAAATTTAGGCCGTGGATTTAGACAAAAAAGACCAACTCATATTGCAAAAGATAATGGTAtgaaaactatatttttaaatattttttagaatattttgtttctatattataatacaGATATATTTATAGAGAAAGATAATATCAGTGACTCAAGCAAGAATGAAGAAAGCGATAATGATTCTATTcctgaattaaataaaactttaaggGTACAAGgtacaagatattttaaaatatttaaacactttacaatttttaaatttgaaaaggttataaaaattaataaaaaagataaattttctaaaaagaaaatgttttagacaatcaaaatattgaaaaggaTACATATATTGAAAACATTGATAACATCCCTATTGTCATTGCACAAGATGATTCTAATGTATCTATAGATAATCACAGTAAGTTTTacacttaattatattttacataataacttaatgtctaaaataattttatagatagaaattataagaataatgttttatgcacgatcaaaaatatcaaatttataattattgataatatattattttaatgcagaataatattataatgctataattattttttaataatatctgtattttttaaaaagcatataaataataacactAGTTTTGGAAAATAGACATTTTACTACGGGTGTAATGAGACAAGGTAATTTTTAAGTAAGAGTCTGatttctttaatatcatttttcttaaaattgtgaCGTGATAGCCAAATTTGGAAATGGATTTATGTTCAGCAcacaaaaatctataaaaatcaccTAATCTCATTACATTCGCAAACTTTTGCAGGCTAGTGTACTTAAAGatctcaaaataatatttcaaaaataatattttaaaataatatttcaaattttcttttttacagatATTACTAATATCGATTCGCTACTAAAAAAtgttgttgaaataaaaatgttgtgtAAACGGATAGACAAACGTCTAAATCTTTTGGAAAATAATCATATGATAAAATCATATGATGTAAACATTCATCACaatatcgatatgttaccacaATTGCCAATGAATATTATTGAGGACATCAATAACTTTGAAGTTGTATTAGTATCAGAAGAAGCACAATCACAATTAGTACGTATTGTTTTCTGtcttaattaattgaaaaattctaagaaagaATTCTAGGAGAAGACTTCGCTCCAATGACTTTGAccttaaaatatattatcaaattttaatcccttaaataatataataattttgaaaagattaaaCTGAAGCTTATTAGgtatttaaaagtaattgatAATCATATTCAGAGTTATTGGGATAGAGTTTCTTCCTTTAAAATTTTAGCAATTTAATGTTCAGgatataatttactaaaaactTTGTTGTAGATCAATATGTTACTTCTGATTGGTGGTACTTCAATAAAAGATGCCATGAAAAGAACATTgcagaaattatttacaaataatcttGCTTCCAAATGTTCTTGGACCGgagctaaaaataatttcaaattaaaagatttaaaaattattgcttgtATGCAAAGTAAGttgcaatatattcttttttactttattttatctatattttattcctGTATCTAATCTTtacaacatttaattttctaaataaatatttagaaaatattaaagtcaaaaatttcaaagtttatctaattttaattattttagcttctttgaaaaaaatttttcccacACTTACGGAATCGGAATTTGAAGAAACTCTTAAAACTTGGTTCAGACAGGCAAATTTGCGGCTAATCCGAGAAAATGCAAGAAATGCAATAaacaacatataaaataaaatattttacttgatgAGCTAAAAACCTTTACTTATaagatttatttctttcatttcaaaagttaaaactttattaatacttgtaaaagattaaattcttaattatatgtCCGTATTAGagcaaaactttttatttaaaaaattatattgtaatataaaatatttataatgttttatatacgtatacatataatgtCATGTTTtgttaattactaatttttgttttgtattcataataaataaataaacagtatgtatgtataataaatatgtattaattattttaaaaaatcgtaagGTAATGTTTATAAtgcaagtatataaaaattgtcaCATACACATTACATAGTtacattttagtattatttttcagAATCATTTATGATATGATGTCAAGTAACATTTCCATTATGTCTCATAACTAAGTATCTGAATACGGACATTAATTGTCTATGcaacatttcagaaatgtttctgttcatatctttgcaatattaCATGTTACTAAGTAACGTTTCAGAAAAGTGTATGATACGTTTGTTTGCATAGTGGGCAGATATTATCTACACTAAACCTAGATCACTAATCTGTGCCATTAGCACATGACAGTATttctaatcttttttaaaatttttatcttatttaaatactgtattttttattcttttatttcactatgcttattttatttaatttactgctttaaaatattttttatagtaattttttaacttacaattattagcaaacatatttaaatttatacccctaatatttatattcaatatagCTGGCCTgcccttcttttcttttttcctcatAAAATGatacagaatttttttatttttttattcctctGATTATCtcatcattataattatattaatacttaaatCTCTCacaatactttatatttatactaacataataatttcttctattttcttttaccaatttaaatctaaactttataactttaaattttttattaattattctaacTGTTTAATTATCTATAGAACTTTATTTatcttatcaattttatttttattttaaaattttaagttaatttaaactataaaccttcaaagtttaatatatataatttattttatataaattttatttattaataaaattaatcttacaactttaaatttgcaatttaatattttttttaaactataatgtataatattagaaaatcttattttcttaaataaatttacaatttattacttaaatcaGACATAACTTTTTTACCCTATCTTATGAATTGAGGCAAGAAGGATTTCCGGTTTCAAccatgttacctacaacaaaatggccgCTTATAGGTATGAATACAGGAGCAGGAACCTTAGAAAATATATCAAGCACACCGCTTGTGCTTGGTCTGTCCATATAGTCCTCAGCTTTAAAATGCGCATTGAAAATAAGATGATTTTTGGTTGGTTGAAAACCTTTTCTTCTAATTGCCTCAATCCATATTTGCAATCCCTAATAGCACAGGGACGTCCACGGGACGTCCTAAGGATGTCCTGTCGGGACGAGCGGGATATCCTGGAGACTATCTGTTATAGTCCCAAAACATCCTGTGGATGTCCTGTGGACTGCCAAATGAGCGCCTCATTCTTGCCTATGGACAATCTGTGGACGTCCCGTCGGGAGTCCTGAGGACGTCCATTCGCAATCCTCGAGATATACATACGCATTTCAGGACCATTTTGGGATATTTAAGggaatatccgcataaatatattatattatattattacactacataatgagcaaaacaatattttaataatattttaaaaaacatttttcgcgaaaaaaaaatcgggaaatttttctcgaaaatttccAAACGGTCACCTCCCTGCCGGAAATTACTGATTGCAACTGATTGATACGGATATGAAATTTATCCGTATCTATGAGAATAAACCTGCATATGTTAGGATATATCCGCATCGAGAAAAATGTCGGTACAAAATCCTGTAAGCTTTTATTCGCATCTATCAGTAAAGAGATCTATCTGCAAATGCGAATAGATATTCTATCAGATTTTATCATAATCAGTCGGAATTATGTGCACGCATACGCATTAccaaacacaaaataaatatgcatttatacGATAAATctaggtttatttttttcagcaatTTACAACAGAAACTTTGTCCGGATTTATTCGTATAAATTGGGTGTACTGGTATTTATTGATACTTGTGAATAAAGAATATGTGGGTATGTCTCTGTAAATGCGGTACATTGTCAAATACATGAAATAATCCACAAAGTACAACAGATCTTCTATCGGTACTTATATGCGTTTATGTTTTATCCGCATTTATATGCATTTACTTACAGAAAATTTATGAGCGTAAATCTGCCAATTACATAGGCGATCTGTTATACGGATCTGTACGTACCTTCGAATACAAAGTTGACCCGCATTTTTACGCACTCATGATATTGCGAACCGTATCAGCATTCGCAAATAagtgatttttctttctttacctGCACAAAGATAAAGGATTCCGGCTATTTGAAATCATCCGCAAAATATAACAGATCTTCTATTCGTATTTATATGCGTTTATGTTTTATCCGCATTTATATGCATTTACTTACAGGAAATTTATAAGCGTAAATCTGCCAATTACATAGGCGATTTGTTACACGGATCTGTACGTACCTTCGGATACAAAGTTGACCCGCATTTTTACGCACTCATGATATTGCGAACCGTATCAACATTCGCGAATAcgtgatttttctttctttacctGCACA from Solenopsis invicta isolate M01_SB chromosome 2, UNIL_Sinv_3.0, whole genome shotgun sequence includes these protein-coding regions:
- the LOC105202799 gene encoding uncharacterized protein LOC105202799; the encoded protein is MSQEENKLARATSKEIDCSRCVTPVGRFKELRKNEDLSSERDNVKIFETNTSVSKAADTPNRKDENGTSTPINMSTTEPLCNLKDEKYTYWPRKDIRNCIIKRKKPCDDWHLYLITVLAKYSSYEHALKKEKRLMEEKNNTDTDINLGRGFRQKRPTHIAKDNEKDNISDSSKNEESDNDSIPELNKTLRVQDNQNIEKDTYIENIDNIPIVIAQDDSNVSIDNHNITNIDSLLKNVVEIKMLCKRIDKRLNLLENNHMIKSYDVNIHHNIDMLPQLPMNIIEDINNFEVVLVSEEAQSQLINMLLLIGGTSIKDAMKRTLQKLFTNNLASKCSWTGAKNNFKLKDLKIIACMQTSLKKIFPTLTESEFEETLKTWFRQANLRLIRENARNAINNI